In a genomic window of Littorina saxatilis isolate snail1 linkage group LG6, US_GU_Lsax_2.0, whole genome shotgun sequence:
- the LOC138969310 gene encoding leucine-rich repeat-containing protein 4-like, with amino-acid sequence MTNSHSHPSSFIVFVSTVSVLLTVSAASSCPSQCTCNTAAKSTICSSAAGPTSLPAGLSADTENLAIKGSYSRSVQFDHLRKSDLDVFPNLKTLIISHTMLKTIDKDAFSGVKNLKTLDLSFNHIQKLEAGVFDGLASLHFLQLTGNTGCELQPGVFQGLPGLMELYMGSMGLQTISSTLFVGLDSLGTLDLSDNDLEVVPIDFMFPTVFQSLKLLDLSFNRLKGLSHMLEPFVQRIEKIKLADNPWHCSCTLLWLKNYPQHIYPKNRHDTIICNSPDKVKYDSLAHLANQSLVCVPPATASCEEPVPVLEGETLHVKCKIGGDPVPDVTWTLPDGSTVKGSGDTGRGVMVNVTGTTVELTVLVSLAWNGTLQIMFHNVAGISHSEVRITVWPITTTSTTTTTTTTTPSTTITTTTPSPTSTIPTTVPSTTPKPNDPIETTATPKPTIPVEKKSDKNEDNNSNGQKTIIFAAAAIGSMGLISAVVVGGVLYKYLTVVNKVKPMQVNEGTFENYFTNSKKPSTNTPHGDTRPVVISAWEP; translated from the coding sequence ATGACAAATTCACATAGCCATCCCTCCAGTTTCATAGTCTTTGTTTCCACTGTCAGTGTTCTTCTCACGGTGTCAGCAGCTAGCAGTTGTCCCAGCCAGTGTACCTGTAACACAGCAGCTAAGAGCACCATCTGTAGCAGTGCTGCTGGTCCCACCAGCCTTCCTGCCGGCCTGTCTGCAGACACAGAAAACCTGGCCATCAAAGGTTCTTACTCTCGCTCTGTCCAGTTTGACCACCTGAGGAAAAGTGACCTCGATGTCTTCCCCAACCTCAAAACTCTCATTATCTCCCATACCATGCTGAAGACGATAGACAAGGATGCTTTCAGCGGTGTAAAGAACCTGAAGACCCTGGACCTCAGCTTTAACCACATTCAGAAACTGGAGGCTGGAGTGTTTGATGGGCTGGCTTCCCTACACTTCCTCCAGCTGACGGGGAACACAGGGTGTGAGTTGCAGCCAGGGGTGTTCCAAGGCCTCCCCGGCCTGATGGAGCTGTACATGGGCAGCATGGGACTGCAGACCATCAGCTCCACTCTCTTCGTTGGCCTGGACTCCTTGGGGACCCTGGACCTCAGCGACAATGACCTGGAGGTGGTTCCCATCGACTTCATGTTCCCCACGGTCTTCCAGAGCCTCAAGCTGCTGGACTTGTCTTTCAACCGGCTGAAAGGACTGTCACACATGCTGGAGCCTTTCGTGCAGAGGATCGAGAAGATTAAGCTAGCTGACAACCCCTGGCACTGCAGCTGTACCCTGCTGTGGCTGAAGAACTACCCGCAACACATCTACCCAAAGAACAGGCACGATACCATCATCTGCAACTCTCCTGACAAGGTCAAGTACGACAGCCTGGCACACCTTGCTAATCAGAGCCTGGTGTGTGTACCTCCTGCCACGGCTTCTTGCGAAGAACCAGTGCCTGTGCTTGAAGGGGAAACTCTGCATGTTAAGTGTAAGATTGGCGGAGATCCTGTTCCTGATGTGACCTGGACTCTCCCTGACGGATCCACAGTGAAGGGGAGTGGAGATACAGGGAGAGGCGTCATGGTCAATGTGACTGGCACTACTGTGGAGCTGACTGTGCTGGTCTCCCTGGCCTGGAATGGAACCTTGCAGATCATGTTTCACAATGTGGCAGGGATTAGCCACAGTGAGGTCCGCATCACTGTCTGGCCAataaccaccacctccaccaccaccaccactaccacaacCACACCTTCCACTACAATTACCACCACTACCCCTTCTCCAACCTCTACAATCCCCACCACAGTGCCCTCAACAACACCCAAACCAAATGACCCCATTGAAACCACCGCCACCCCGAAACCCACCATTCCTGTTGAAAAGAAATCTGACAAGAACGaagacaacaacagcaacgggcagaagacaatcatcttCGCAGCCGCAGCGATTGGTTCCATGGGTCTGATCAGTGCAGTTGTGGTTGGCGGAGTACTATACAAGTACCTCACAGTCGTCAACAAGGTCAAGCCAATGCAGGTGAATGAGGGGACCTTTGAGAACTATTTCACAAACTCAAAGAAACCTTCGACTAACACACCTCATGGCGACACCAGGCCTGTGGTGATTTCAGCCTGGGAACCATAA
- the LOC138969312 gene encoding transcription initiation factor TFIID subunit 7-like — protein MSGKAAPKKKEGTIDGNLDLEQHFILRLPQGPADELRQEVRSGSQLLKDKLSIELEPNMRHGHVRLNNYFLNAKLVDLPSVIESLKTVDKKTFYKTSDISQMMVCTTDEEINVEDTESPKKKDKDKRYLWNHGITPSLKNVRKRRFRKVLKKKYMDQPELEKEVRRLFRYDAEAIDVKWEVVTEDEKPLPDSSQTSGHIQTSGTVTNSSGGLKRTDTSVSMDVASFFGELSSSEEEEDKDVNIMDSGEDEASRLGESSMQAGESQDVPESVDVPESVDDTAALHEKLQELVQQLEEIREKRLELESQMAEEDNDMMRDRLREDLERFLQEEGEKEKEHEILSSMLNQG, from the exons ATGAGTGGAAAAGCAGcaccaaagaaaaaagaggGCACCATCGATGGTAATCTGGACCTTGAGCAACACTTCATTCTGCGATTACCACAG GGCCCTGCAGATGAGCTGAGACAAGAAGTGCGGTCAGGTTCACAACTCCTGAAGGATAAGCTGAGCATTGAACTGGAGCCAAATATGAGACATGGACACGTTCGATTGAACAATTACTTTTTGAATGCTAAA TTGGTTGACTTACCTAGCGTCATCGAATCGCTCAAAACTGTGGACAAAAAAACATTCTACAAGACATCTGACATCTCCCAG ATGATGGTGTGCACAACAGATGAAGAGATTAATGTGGAGGACACAGAGAGTCCCAAGAAGAAAGACAAGGACAAGAGATACCTTTGGAACCATGGCA TAACTCCTTCTTTGAAAAATGTTCGAAAGAGGCGGTTCCGCAAAGTCCTCAAGAAGAAG TACATGGATCAGCCAGAATTAGAGAAGGAAGTGCGTCGATTATTTCGCTATGATGCCGAGGCGATCGACGTGAAATGGGAAGTGGTGACAGAAGACGAAAAACCACTACCAGACTCAAGTCAGACGTCGGGCCACATCCAAACCAGCGGTACCGTCACCAACTCTAGTGGAGGTCTCAAACGAACGGATACGTCTGTATCCATGGATGTTG CTTCCTTCTTCGGTGAGCTGAGCAGCTcagaagaggaggaagacaaGGATGTCAATATCATGGACAGCGGGGAAGATGAAGCGTCACGGCTTGGTGAATCCAGCATGCAGGCAGGGGaaagccaggatgttcccgaaAGTGTGGACGTTCCCGAAAGTGTGGACGATACAG CGGCACTTCATGAAAAACTTCAGGAGCTAGTCCAACAGTTAGAGGAGATCCGGGAGAAACGATTGGAGCTGGAATCACAAATGGCAGAAGAGGACAATGACATGATGAGA GACAGGCTGAGAGAAGACTTGGAGAGGTTTCTTCAGGAAGAGggtgaaaaagaaaaagag CATGAAATCTTGTCATCAATGTTGAACCAAGGATAG